TTGTAGTGATAGCTTGAAGGCGGTTAGGCGGTTTCAGATTAGTAAATTGGATCTTGGTCTTTAGATTTCTTTTTTTGTCTGGCTTGTAGTTTTGATGGAGATTGTGCTTTATGAACGTACTTGTAATCTTGTTAGCCTAATGGGTTTTTAATGAAATAACAATTTGACAAAAAGAAAAAATCATGTGAATGAGAATAATTTAACCCAAAAAAAAAATTTCACCTATATCAATTATCAATCATTACGTAATCACATACATAAAGAATATTAATATAATCCTAATGTAATTTTAACTAAACGAATTATACTGTTAACATAACGATATATATCACTTAACATGTGTATGCAGTTAACATTATACTCAAATTGTTATTGTCAAAATAGAGAATCAGACGTCAGAATTGGGTAACCTAGTTCCAAAAACCGACCTGTTATAAATAGAAAACCAAGCTGTTACAAATAGGAGACCAACCCATTCCAATTTAACTAATCTGATCAAATCTAGTCCATATTTCAATTGATATGGATCAATTCAATTGGTCTAGGTCTATATTTTATTTGAAAGGATTAGTTTTTGAATACTATACTGTCGGATTTAATGTCCAATCTACTGTTTCAGCAACAAAAAGTATGATTGTATTTGTGGTGTTAACTATATAACACATGTTAATACATTTTCATATTGACCATATAGTTAGTGATATATTAGTATTATTTTAATTTTTGGTAATAATTTTCCATTATTATTTGATCTAGAATCTCCTAATTAACCAAAAATGTGCGACCAATCAAAATGAAAATTCAAAGATAAATTTATAAAAAGAAGAAAAAAAAATCTGGGATATCAGACACTGACCAGATTAACAAGAGCACACCATTACCAAGTGAACCAAGAGAAAAACTAATATCCACCTTAGTGGAAAATACAGTTTTTATTTGATAGGGAAAAAGTCAGCCAAGTGGCTACTTTTAGCCGAGACATTGATTCTCATTGCACCCTAAAGAGTAGATGAAGCCAAAGATGGGAAGACAAATAACGGGAACTTGCGGCAAACTTCGATACCGGTCGCTTCAGCTAGATAGTATTGATCATCATCTCCAAGGGGTCTAATCTCCACTTTCCAGTTGAACCTGTTCACAAGGTTGGCCAATGTCACCTCTATTAAAGCCATAGCAAATCCTATTCCAGGGCATAGCCTTCTTCCCGATCCAAATGGAATGAACTTGAAATCTTGTCCTGAAAAATCCAAAGGTTGATCCAAATGTCTATCTGGCTTAAACTCTTCTGCATCTGGTCCCCATGTTGTGGTGTCTCGATGGATCGCCCATGCATTAATGAGTACCTACTCAACCACGTACGTATGCTATGTAAATATAGATATAATATTCGTAATAATTAACGGATGGTTGCTTTGTTTCGTCGTTTAGATGTTTACCTGTGTGCCAGCGGCAATGTCATATCCTTTCAGTTTCACATCTTCACTAAGTTGTCTAGGAACTAACAGGGCCAGGAGGATGTAGTCGAAGAACTTCTTTAATCACAGCCTTTAGGTATTTCATACTCTCCACTTGTTCTTCCGATACATAGAACTTATGTCTCGAATATGTGTGGATCTCGTCTTGGAGTTTTTTCATACACTCTGGGTGTCTATAAGACGCATCATTGCCCAATCGAGAGTGGTGTAAGTTGTTGTCATTCCTCCTAAAAAAATATCCTATAAAGAAACATGTTTAGTATCGTAATTCAAATAAACATTATGCCTTGTTATAGCTTTCTTTACTTAGATATTTCTATTTTAGGAAAGACATTGTTTTAAACCTTAAAGCAAAGGATGGTTTATCTTAGTTACCAGCATGATGAGTCTGATGTCGCTTCTATCGAGCTCGAATCCATTTGTCTTGTCTCTTTGAATTCGTAACAGCATATCAACAAAATCAAATGTCTCTTTCTTCTCACCTTCATCTACATGTTCTTGCAATACTCCTTCTAGAAACTCCATAAACGTTCTGCATACTTCTTCCATTTTACGATCCAAACCGCGGATTTTATCTATCCAGGCCAAACCCCTGATGTAATCCCCAACTGGAAGCTCCATCAATGTTCTCAATAAATTCCCAAAATCCATAGGGTTTTCCTCTAGGCTATATTTTCTTCCCATGGCAATTCTACATATCACATTGTTTGTCAAACTGAGGAGAGATTCACTCAGATTTACCGGCAAAGAAGAAGAGCTAGCTTTCTCAAGCTTCTCCATCATTG
This sequence is a window from Brassica oleracea var. oleracea cultivar TO1000 chromosome C1, BOL, whole genome shotgun sequence. Protein-coding genes within it:
- the LOC106294938 gene encoding LOW QUALITY PROTEIN: putative cytochrome P450 71A28 (The sequence of the model RefSeq protein was modified relative to this genomic sequence to represent the inferred CDS: inserted 3 bases in 2 codons); amino-acid sequence: MEMISISLCFATILAFLFLNQILKRGATSNRNRPPSPRRLPLIGNLHQLSLHPHRSLSNLSLRYGPLMLLHFGRVPIIVVSSADIAHDVMKTHDLKFANRPKTKAVDIIMNGGRDVAFSSYGKYWRQMKSVCSIHLLSKKLVRSFENIREAEIVAMMEKLEKASSSSLPVNLSESLLSLTNNVICRIAMGRKYSLEENPMDFGNLLRTLMELPVGDYIRGLAWIDKIRGLDRKMEEVCRTFMEFLEGVLQEHVDEGEKKETFDFVDMLLRIQRDKTNGFELDRSDIRLIMLDIFLGGMTTTYTTLDWAMMRLXRHPECMKKLQDEIHTYSRHKFYVSEEQVESMKYLKAVIKEVLRLHPPGPXLVPRQLSEDVKLKGYDIAAGTQVLINAWAIHRDTTTWGPDAEEFKPDRHLDQPLDFSGQDFKFIPFGSGRRLCPGIGFAMALIEVTLANLVNRFNWKVEIRPLGDDDQYYLAEATGIEVCRKFPLFVFPSLASSTL